The sequence CACGAAGTTGCGGTCCAGCTCCACGTAGCTGTCGCGCAGCAGGGCCACCAGGTCGTACTGCCGGGGCCCCTGCAGCGCGTCCTGGAAGTCGATGACCACCAGCTCGCCGTCCTTCACCATGATGTTGCGGCTCTGGTAGTCGCGGTGGGTGAAGCCGCGCGGGGCGGCCGCGAGCGTGCGGGCGATCTCCCGGAAGGTCCGGTCCAGCTCGGCCCGCTCGGCGTCCGTGGGCTTCTTCCCGCTCCAGGCCTCCAGGCCCCACTCGCGGAAGTGGTGCAACTCCCAGTCGTACAGGTCCTCGTCGAAGGCCCGGGTGAAGGCCAGGCACTCGGGGTCCGCGTTCCGCTCCGCCTGAACGCGCAGCCGCGCCAGCAGCTCCACGGCCCGCCCATAGAGCGCTTGCTGGTTCTTGCCGCCCTCCAGGGCCGCCTCGAAGGTGAGGTCCGTCAGGTCCTCCAGCACCATCATCCCCGCGGGCTCGTCGTAGCGCACGATGCGCGGCACCCGCACCCCGAGCTTCTCCAGGTAGCGGTGGACGTTGACGAAGGGCAGTTCCTTCGGAGGCTCGCCCTTGGTGGCCTCCTCGCTCTTCTTCGTCGCGTCCAGGGGCATCACCATCACCACCCAGCTCTCCGGGGGCTTGCCGACGCGGTAGTAGGAGCGATTGCTCGCATCCCCCTTCAGCTTCTGAATGGGGGCCTGGGGAAAGGGACGGCCAACAGCCTGACCCACCTGGTCGCGCAGGGCGGCCTCAAGTTCCATCGAAAACGCACTCCGGAGAGGTTGGAAGACCACCTCACACTACCCAAGTCCCCAGGAGATGGGTCAAAAGAGGCGATGACGGCCCGGCCAGCAGGCATCCAGGCTGACCGTTACGCGACATGTCATCCGGCCTCGCCGCCTGGGGAGAAGATGTGTGCCGGCCGGGCGGAAGGGACCTGGCCCCCAGCGTGTTCCCCCCGGACGGGCGGACTATCGACCCACTCCGGGTTCGCGGCGTATAAGGCCCGACGCGCAGCAGTATCCCCTCAGGAAACCACGATGGACATCCACGAGAACATCCTTTCCGCAATCGGTCACACGCCGCTGGTCAAGCTCAACAAGCTCGTCGGGCCCAACGACGCAACGGTGCTCGTCAAGTGCGAGTTCATGAACCCCGGCGCGTCCATCAAGGACCGGATGGCGCTCTACATCCTCGAGAAGGCCGAGCGGGAGGGGAAGCTCAAGCCCGGCGGCACCATCGTGGAGAACACCTCGGGCAACACGGGCATGGGCGTGGCCCTGGCCGCGGCGGTGAAGGGCTACAAGTGCATCTTCACCATGCCGGACAAGATGTCGCTGGAGAAGATCAACCGCCTGAAGGCCCTGGGCGCCCAGGTGGTGGTGACGCCGACGAACGTGCCGGCCGAGGATCCGCGCAGCTACTACGAGACGGCCAAGCGCATCCACCGCGAGACGCCCGGCGCGTTCATGCTCAACCAGTACCACAACCCCGACAACATCGAGGCCCACTACAAGATCACCGGCCCCGAGATTTACGAGCAGACCGAGGGGAAGCTGGACTACTTCGTCTCGGGCCTGGGCACCGGCGGCACGATGAGCGGGGCGGGCAAGTTCCTGAAGGAGAAGGTGCCCGGCCTGAAGAACGTGGGCGTGGACCCAATGGGCTCGGTGTACGAGGGCTACTTCAAGACGGGCAAGCTCACCACGCCCCACGTCTACAAGGTGGAGGGCATCGGCGAGGACATGCTGTGCGGCGCCATGGACTTCAAGGTGGTGGACGACGTGCGGCAGGTGGATGACAAGCAGTGCTTCATCGCGGCGCGGCGGCTGGCGCGCGAGGAGGGCATCTTCGCGGGCGGCTCGGCCGGCGCCGCGGTGCACGTCGCCGTGCAGCTCGCCAAGGAAGTGGGCAAGGGCAAGACCATCGTCGTCGTGCTGCCCGACTCCGGCATGGTCTACATCAGCAAGTTCCACTCGGACGAGTGGATGCGCGACAACGGCTTCCTCGAGGAGAAGGGCGCGGGCTCCGTGCGCGACCTGCTCGGGGACAAGCGGCGCGAGGTGCGCACCGCGCGCAAGGGCGACCGGGTGGACCGCGTGGTCGAGGAGATGCGCCAGCACGGCATCAGCCAGATGCCCGTGCTGACCGCCGAGGGCCAGGCCGTGGGGATGATCCACGAGTACGACTTGCTCAACGCGCTGGTGGCGAACAAGACGCGGTTTGGCGACAGCATCGACGCCATCGTGACGCCGCTGCAGGGCGTGGTCTCTCCGGACACGAGCCTCAACCGGCTGCGGGAGATCTTCGCGCAGGACAACGTGGCGGTGGTGAAGGAGGGCGAGAAGATCGTCGGCATCCTCACGAAGATCGATCTCATCGACCACCTGCACCGCAGCGCCGCCTGAGTCCAGGCAGCACCATCCGATGAGAGGCCGGGACCGCGCGCAGCACCCCACGACCGAAGAGGA is a genomic window of Stigmatella erecta containing:
- a CDS encoding aminoglycoside phosphotransferase family protein; this encodes MELEAALRDQVGQAVGRPFPQAPIQKLKGDASNRSYYRVGKPPESWVVMVMPLDATKKSEEATKGEPPKELPFVNVHRYLEKLGVRVPRIVRYDEPAGMMVLEDLTDLTFEAALEGGKNQQALYGRAVELLARLRVQAERNADPECLAFTRAFDEDLYDWELHHFREWGLEAWSGKKPTDAERAELDRTFREIARTLAAAPRGFTHRDYQSRNIMVKDGELVVIDFQDALQGPRQYDLVALLRDSYVELDRNFVDQMLDRYIQAFHEAGGERIEPGPFKDFFDLLTIQRKLKDAGRFEFINRVKGNPGFLVSIPASLRYVKAAFVRRPELRPLQDLIARYVPELAA
- a CDS encoding pyridoxal-phosphate dependent enzyme yields the protein MDIHENILSAIGHTPLVKLNKLVGPNDATVLVKCEFMNPGASIKDRMALYILEKAEREGKLKPGGTIVENTSGNTGMGVALAAAVKGYKCIFTMPDKMSLEKINRLKALGAQVVVTPTNVPAEDPRSYYETAKRIHRETPGAFMLNQYHNPDNIEAHYKITGPEIYEQTEGKLDYFVSGLGTGGTMSGAGKFLKEKVPGLKNVGVDPMGSVYEGYFKTGKLTTPHVYKVEGIGEDMLCGAMDFKVVDDVRQVDDKQCFIAARRLAREEGIFAGGSAGAAVHVAVQLAKEVGKGKTIVVVLPDSGMVYISKFHSDEWMRDNGFLEEKGAGSVRDLLGDKRREVRTARKGDRVDRVVEEMRQHGISQMPVLTAEGQAVGMIHEYDLLNALVANKTRFGDSIDAIVTPLQGVVSPDTSLNRLREIFAQDNVAVVKEGEKIVGILTKIDLIDHLHRSAA